A part of Rattus rattus isolate New Zealand chromosome 4, Rrattus_CSIRO_v1, whole genome shotgun sequence genomic DNA contains:
- the LOC116898363 gene encoding LOW QUALITY PROTEIN: transmembrane protein 258-like (The sequence of the model RefSeq protein was modified relative to this genomic sequence to represent the inferred CDS: substituted 2 bases at 2 genomic stop codons) — MGSKGFTSPVNPAVFPHLTVVLLAISMFFTDWFFIXEVNSTXYTCDTYKELLISLVASFFMGLRVLFLLPWVDIYV; from the exons aTGGGATCCAAAG GATTTACCAGCCCAGTGAACCCAGCTGTCTTCCCTCACCTGACTGTGGTACTTCTGGCTATCAGTATGTTCTTCACTGACTGGTTCTTCATTTAAGAGGTCAACTCTACCTAGTACACTTGTGATACTTACAAAGAGCTCCTCATCTCCTTGGTGGCTTCATTCTTCATGGGCTTAAgagtcctcttcctcctgccctgggTTGACATCTATGTATGA